One segment of Myotis daubentonii chromosome 11, mMyoDau2.1, whole genome shotgun sequence DNA contains the following:
- the LOC132212235 gene encoding nuclear transport factor 2-like: MGDKPIWEQIGSSFIQHYYQLFDSDRTQLGTIYTDASCLTWEGQQFQGKAAIVEKLSSLPFQKTQHSIAVQDHQPTPDSCILSTVVGQLKADEDPIMGFHQMFLLKNINDAWVCTNDVFRLALHNFG, encoded by the coding sequence ATGGGAGACAAGCCAATTTGGGAGCAGATTGGATCCAGCTTCATTCAACATTACTACCAGTTATTTGATAGTGACAGAACCCAACTAGGCACAATTTACACTGACGCATCATGCCTTACATGGGAAGGACAGCAATTCCAGGGGAAAGCTGCCATTGTGGAGAAGTTGTCTAGCCTTCCGTTCCAGAAAACCCAGCACAGCATCGCGGTACAGGACCACCAGCCCACGCCAGATAGCTGCATCCTCAGCACGGTTGTGGGCCAGCTTAAGGCCGATGAAGACCCCATTATGGGGTTCCACCAGATGTTCCTATTGAAGAACATCAACGATGCTTGGGTTTGCACCAATGACGTGTTCAGGCTTGCCCTGCACAACTTCGGCTGA